A stretch of the Campylobacter concisus genome encodes the following:
- a CDS encoding RluA family pseudouridine synthase, protein MSEEKAYKILAKQKNISNNEAKELIDSGLVYAKGQKVMIARALMSENTKFSVEEMPKPSIIFEDENLIAINKPAAITSEKISQIYKFPLLHRLDKDTSGVLLLVKNDEFAALAINEFKKMKVEKIYVAAVRGIMSEEVVVNEPILTIKNKNGAFSKISKDGKEAISEISPLMVVGKKTLVKVAIKTGRTHQIRVHLASLNLPIVGDEKYGKNRSNRMFLHAYSIALLNYKFKAPISREFNSLGFELSNKFEI, encoded by the coding sequence ATGAGTGAAGAAAAAGCGTATAAAATTTTAGCTAAACAAAAAAATATCTCAAATAACGAGGCAAAGGAGCTAATAGATAGCGGTCTAGTCTATGCTAAGGGGCAAAAGGTGATGATTGCTCGTGCCTTGATGAGTGAAAATACTAAATTTAGCGTCGAAGAGATGCCAAAACCAAGCATTATCTTTGAAGATGAAAATTTAATAGCTATAAACAAGCCTGCTGCCATAACTAGCGAAAAAATCAGCCAAATTTATAAATTTCCACTCCTTCATAGACTCGATAAAGACACGAGTGGCGTGCTACTTCTTGTAAAAAATGACGAATTCGCAGCACTTGCGATAAACGAGTTTAAAAAGATGAAGGTTGAGAAAATTTATGTGGCCGCAGTTAGGGGTATCATGAGCGAAGAAGTGGTTGTAAATGAGCCGATCTTAACGATAAAAAATAAAAATGGCGCTTTTTCAAAGATATCAAAAGATGGCAAAGAGGCGATCAGCGAAATTTCACCACTAATGGTTGTAGGTAAAAAAACGCTTGTAAAAGTTGCCATAAAAACAGGTAGGACACACCAAATAAGAGTACATCTAGCTAGCTTAAATTTACCTATCGTTGGCGATGAGAAATACGGCAAAAATAGGTCAAACAGAATGTTTTTGCATGCTTATTCTATTGCTCTTTTAAATTATAAATTTAAAGCGCCAATCTCAAGAGAATTTAACTCTCTTGGATTTGAGCTATCTAATAAATTTGAAATTTAA
- a CDS encoding Nif3-like dinuclear metal center hexameric protein, producing the protein MKIAEIYKILDEICPFASQESWDNSGLQVGSFDSEFERIYLSLDLDSELLQNVLPNSLIITHHPLIFKGLKSLDYSLYPSSLIREMVIKNISLISLHTNADLAFLNEKFVTQVLGLEISSKEGFLIYADVKMKCSELCKFVKEKLGLENLRVVHAKDEISKICICTGSGADLIQDVKADVFLTGDLKYHQALYAKENGLNLIDINHYESERCFGDFLAKYLQNLKIEVIIRNSKNPFTYC; encoded by the coding sequence ATGAAAATAGCTGAAATTTATAAAATTTTAGATGAAATTTGTCCATTTGCGAGCCAAGAGTCTTGGGATAATAGTGGCCTTCAAGTTGGCTCATTTGATAGCGAATTTGAGCGAATTTATCTAAGTCTTGATTTGGATAGCGAACTTTTGCAAAATGTCTTGCCAAATTCGCTCATCATCACTCACCATCCACTCATTTTTAAGGGGCTAAAGAGCCTAGACTACAGCCTTTATCCAAGCTCACTCATAAGAGAGATGGTGATAAAAAATATCTCGCTCATCTCGCTTCACACAAATGCTGACCTTGCATTTTTAAATGAAAAATTTGTAACGCAGGTTTTGGGGCTTGAAATTTCAAGCAAAGAGGGTTTTTTGATCTACGCTGATGTGAAGATGAAATGTAGTGAGCTTTGCAAATTTGTAAAAGAAAAACTTGGGCTAGAAAATTTAAGAGTGGTTCATGCAAAAGATGAAATTTCTAAAATTTGTATCTGCACCGGAAGTGGCGCAGATCTCATCCAAGATGTAAAAGCAGACGTCTTTTTAACGGGTGATCTAAAATATCACCAAGCCCTTTATGCAAAGGAAAATGGGCTAAATTTAATCGATATAAATCACTATGAAAGTGAACGTTGTTTTGGTGATTTTTTAGCAAAATATTTGCAAAATCTGAAAATTGAAGTTATAATACGCAATTCTAAAAATCCATTTACATATTGCTAA
- the glyQ gene encoding glycine--tRNA ligase subunit alpha translates to MTFSQIILTLQNYWQEQGCVILQPYDMPAGAGTYHQATFLRSLGPKPWATAYVAPSRRPTDGRYGENPNRLGAYYQFQVLIKPSPENIQELYLKSLEKLGLNLKDHDIRFVEDNWESPTLGAWGLGWEVWLDGMEVTQFTYFQQVGGIACELISGEITYGLERLAMYLQDVNSVYDIVWDDRDGNIVTYADVHKQGEYEWSKYNFEVANVDMLFNQFENAFNECKRCLEAKISLPAYDYCMLAAHIFNVLDARGAISVTQRQDYILKIRELAKECALTYKESLEQK, encoded by the coding sequence ATGACATTTTCACAAATAATATTAACCCTTCAAAACTATTGGCAAGAGCAAGGCTGCGTGATACTTCAACCATACGACATGCCAGCTGGTGCGGGCACATATCACCAAGCGACTTTTTTAAGAAGCCTCGGACCAAAGCCGTGGGCGACTGCATATGTAGCTCCAAGCCGCCGTCCTACTGATGGCAGATACGGCGAAAACCCAAACCGCCTAGGCGCTTATTATCAGTTTCAAGTACTCATAAAGCCAAGTCCAGAAAATATCCAAGAGCTTTATTTAAAAAGCCTTGAAAAGCTTGGGTTAAATTTAAAAGATCACGACATCCGCTTTGTCGAGGATAACTGGGAGAGCCCGACTCTGGGCGCTTGGGGGCTAGGCTGGGAGGTCTGGCTAGATGGCATGGAAGTGACTCAGTTTACATATTTTCAACAAGTGGGTGGCATCGCATGCGAGCTGATCTCTGGTGAGATAACATATGGCCTTGAACGTTTGGCCATGTATCTACAAGATGTAAATAGTGTCTACGACATCGTTTGGGATGACAGGGATGGAAATATCGTAACCTACGCCGACGTTCACAAACAAGGTGAGTATGAGTGGAGTAAATATAACTTTGAAGTAGCAAACGTAGATATGCTTTTTAACCAGTTTGAAAACGCATTTAACGAGTGCAAACGCTGCTTAGAGGCTAAAATTTCACTGCCAGCTTACGACTACTGCATGCTTGCGGCTCACATATTTAACGTCCTTGATGCGCGTGGGGCGATCAGCGTAACGCAAAGGCAAGACTACATCCTAAAAATCCGCGAGCTGGCCAAAGAGTGTGCGCTAACTTATAAAGAGAGCCTAGAGCAAAAGTAA
- the trmD gene encoding tRNA (guanosine(37)-N1)-methyltransferase TrmD, with translation MKFTFITLFENLVKPYFCDSILKRAIGNKFIEIDFINPRNFTKDKYNKVDDYMIGGGAGLLMFPQPLDESIKFLKAKDKNTHVIFLTPVGKKFNQNDAKRLSKKDHICFVCSRYEGLDERVVELWADEVFCIGDFVLTGGELPALCMSDAISRNIPGVLGNDMSLEVESFEDNLLEAPSFTKPDNFRSIFVVSEFLKGNHAKIHNLKNKMAHCKTRFFRPDLYQKLKPHK, from the coding sequence ATGAAATTTACATTTATTACACTTTTTGAAAATTTAGTTAAACCTTATTTTTGTGATTCTATTTTAAAACGTGCAATTGGTAATAAATTTATTGAAATTGATTTTATAAATCCAAGAAATTTTACTAAAGATAAGTATAATAAAGTTGATGATTATATGATCGGAGGCGGAGCAGGGCTTTTAATGTTCCCACAGCCTTTGGATGAGTCAATCAAATTTCTAAAAGCAAAAGATAAAAATACTCACGTGATATTTTTGACACCAGTTGGTAAAAAATTTAATCAAAATGATGCAAAGAGGCTTTCTAAAAAAGATCACATTTGTTTTGTTTGCAGTAGATATGAAGGCCTTGATGAACGAGTTGTTGAGCTTTGGGCAGATGAAGTTTTTTGCATAGGCGATTTTGTTTTAACTGGCGGAGAGCTTCCTGCGCTTTGTATGAGTGATGCAATATCAAGAAATATACCTGGAGTTTTAGGAAACGATATGAGTCTTGAAGTTGAGAGTTTTGAGGATAATTTGCTTGAAGCCCCATCTTTTACAAAGCCTGATAATTTTAGATCAATCTTTGTGGTTTCAGAGTTTTTAAAGGGTAACCATGCTAAAATCCACAATTTAAAAAATAAGATGGCTCACTGCAAAACAAGGTTCTTTCGCCCTGATTTATATCAAAAGCTTAAGCCACATAAATAA
- the rplS gene encoding 50S ribosomal protein L19, with product MRNKYIEAFENAQIASKNIPDFRAGDTLRVATRIHEGDKTRIQNFEGICIARRGSGTGETFIIRKIGANSVGVERIFPIFSDSIEEIKVLRKGRVRRAKLFYLRDLRGKAAKIRELRK from the coding sequence ATGAGAAATAAATACATTGAAGCATTTGAAAATGCTCAAATTGCTAGTAAAAATATTCCTGACTTCCGTGCAGGAGATACATTGCGTGTTGCTACTCGTATTCACGAAGGCGATAAAACTAGAATTCAAAATTTTGAAGGTATTTGTATAGCTAGACGTGGTAGTGGCACAGGCGAAACATTTATCATTAGAAAAATTGGCGCTAATAGTGTTGGCGTTGAGAGAATTTTCCCAATTTTTAGTGACTCAATAGAAGAGATAAAAGTTCTTAGAAAAGGTCGTGTTAGAAGAGCTAAATTATTCTATCTACGTGACCTTCGTGGTAAAGCTGCTAAAATCCGCGAACTTAGAAAATAA
- the ffh gene encoding signal recognition particle protein — translation MFEQISESFRLAVSKIRFVDDEKALKNALDVLKKALLKADVHHKVTKDLLASIESELKQTGVGQKNFLDAIKSNLTTILTAPGNQGFVYAPVAPTIVLMAGLQGSGKTTTTIKLANYLKLRKKKVLVAACDLQRLAAVEQLRQLCVANEIDLFFIENEHNPIKVAKEALEKAKIGLYDVLLVDTAGRLAIDEKLMQEIKDVKNAINPHEIFYVADAMSGQDAVKTATSFNEILGISGVILSKFDSDSKGGVAISIAKQLNIPLRFVGTGEKVADIESFIPDRIVSRIMGEGDLATLVEKTSTIIDEKEAKRLNQKIKKGQFNFNDFLDQMESVKKLGSMKSLMGMIPGLSNIANQIKDIDLDNSKEILHIKAMINSMTQKERENPDLLNNSRKRRLATGSGLSQVEVNRFLKQFENASKLAKKFSGKGGAKGLANMLSQANLKRPV, via the coding sequence GTGTTCGAACAAATTAGCGAGTCTTTTAGATTAGCTGTTAGCAAGATACGTTTTGTAGATGACGAAAAAGCTCTAAAAAACGCACTTGACGTGCTCAAAAAAGCTCTTTTAAAAGCTGATGTTCACCATAAAGTCACCAAAGATCTACTCGCGTCTATCGAAAGCGAGTTAAAGCAAACTGGCGTTGGTCAAAAGAATTTCCTAGATGCGATCAAATCAAATTTGACGACCATTTTAACAGCTCCTGGTAACCAAGGCTTTGTCTATGCGCCAGTTGCACCAACTATTGTTTTGATGGCTGGCTTACAAGGTAGCGGTAAAACAACGACAACTATTAAGCTTGCAAACTATCTAAAGTTAAGAAAGAAAAAAGTTTTAGTTGCGGCTTGTGATTTGCAAAGATTGGCGGCAGTTGAGCAGCTAAGACAGCTCTGCGTTGCAAATGAGATTGATCTTTTCTTTATAGAAAATGAACATAACCCAATAAAAGTAGCAAAAGAAGCATTAGAAAAAGCAAAAATTGGTCTTTACGATGTGCTTTTAGTGGATACCGCTGGTCGTCTTGCGATTGATGAAAAGTTGATGCAAGAGATAAAAGATGTAAAAAATGCTATAAATCCACATGAAATTTTTTACGTAGCTGATGCTATGAGTGGTCAAGATGCTGTAAAAACAGCTACAAGTTTTAATGAAATTTTAGGAATTTCTGGAGTTATCCTTTCTAAATTTGATTCTGACTCGAAGGGTGGCGTAGCTATTAGTATTGCAAAACAGCTAAATATTCCACTTAGATTTGTCGGTACTGGCGAGAAAGTAGCTGATATTGAGAGTTTTATACCAGATCGTATTGTAAGTCGTATAATGGGTGAGGGTGACTTGGCCACTTTGGTTGAGAAAACATCGACAATTATTGATGAAAAAGAGGCAAAACGTCTAAATCAAAAGATAAAAAAAGGTCAGTTTAACTTTAATGACTTTTTAGATCAAATGGAAAGCGTTAAAAAGCTTGGTAGTATGAAGTCTTTAATGGGGATGATACCTGGTCTTTCAAATATTGCAAATCAGATAAAAGATATAGATCTTGATAATTCAAAAGAAATTTTGCATATTAAGGCTATGATAAACTCTATGACACAAAAAGAGCGTGAAAACCCAGACCTTTTAAATAATAGTAGAAAAAGACGTTTAGCGACTGGTTCTGGACTTTCTCAGGTAGAAGTAAATCGTTTTTTAAAGCAGTTTGAAAATGCCTCAAAACTTGCTAAGAAATTTTCAGGAAAAGGTGGAGCAAAAGGACTTGCAAATATGCTTTCTCAAGCAAATTTAAAAAGACCTGTTTGA
- the waaA gene encoding lipid IV(A) 3-deoxy-D-manno-octulosonic acid transferase: MIIIYYFLASILYLFGAIFLFFLSFKKKYHKSIPARFFLFNNPKFQDADVHFHACSFGEIQALKPLMQKFDSKAISVVTNTGFEAASKICSNARFLPFEIFLPFWLKKSKILVIFEAELWLMLVFMAKLKGSRVILINARISDRSYKSYLRFGFFYRYLFKFIDKIYAQSELDKERLKSLCAGEIEVVGNIKAAFLSSVSKIYEKPKARVIVLASTHACEEDMILENLNLKENDLLIIAPRHPERFADVEKIASEYAKKYDFSFAKFSKTHNFKAKINLLDTLGELVNVYAISDIVVLGGSFVPNIGGHNPIECAQFSPVIISGEFIFNQKALFSLVENIYIAKASEIGGIIDSDAKKSKITVQASSDAIIEDIRSTL; encoded by the coding sequence GTGATAATAATATATTACTTTCTAGCCTCAATACTCTATCTCTTTGGGGCTATCTTTTTATTTTTTTTAAGTTTTAAAAAAAAGTATCATAAGTCGATTCCAGCACGTTTTTTTCTATTTAATAATCCTAAATTTCAAGATGCAGATGTGCATTTTCACGCTTGCTCGTTTGGCGAGATACAAGCGCTTAAACCTTTGATGCAAAAATTTGATAGTAAAGCTATAAGTGTGGTGACAAATACGGGCTTTGAAGCGGCAAGTAAAATTTGCTCTAACGCGAGATTTTTGCCATTTGAAATTTTTTTGCCATTTTGGCTAAAAAAGAGCAAAATTTTAGTTATTTTTGAGGCTGAACTTTGGCTTATGCTAGTTTTCATGGCAAAGCTAAAGGGTAGCCGAGTGATATTAATAAATGCGAGAATTTCAGATAGAAGCTACAAAAGCTACTTAAGATTTGGCTTTTTTTATAGATATCTTTTTAAATTTATAGACAAAATTTATGCCCAAAGTGAGCTTGATAAAGAGAGGCTAAAGTCGCTTTGTGCAGGTGAAATAGAGGTCGTTGGCAACATAAAAGCTGCGTTTTTGTCAAGCGTGAGTAAAATTTATGAAAAGCCAAAAGCTAGAGTGATCGTGCTGGCAAGTACTCATGCTTGCGAGGAAGATATGATTTTAGAAAATTTAAATTTAAAAGAAAACGATCTTTTAATTATTGCACCACGCCATCCTGAGAGATTTGCAGATGTTGAAAAGATAGCAAGCGAGTACGCCAAAAAGTATGATTTTAGCTTTGCTAAATTTAGTAAAACACATAATTTTAAAGCAAAGATAAATTTACTTGATACTTTAGGCGAACTTGTAAATGTTTATGCTATTAGCGATATAGTAGTGCTTGGAGGCAGTTTTGTACCAAATATCGGCGGACATAATCCAATCGAGTGCGCGCAATTTAGCCCAGTAATAATTAGTGGAGAGTTTATATTTAACCAAAAGGCGTTATTTAGCCTAGTTGAAAACATCTACATCGCAAAAGCTAGCGAGATTGGCGGTATAATAGATAGTGATGCCAAAAAGAGCAAGATCACTGTGCAAGCAAGCTCTGATGCGATCATAGAAGATATAAGGAGCACTTTATGA
- a CDS encoding CorA family divalent cation transporter, whose protein sequence is MSYKSSVCGYFYGDEYDYILLVSFTQKQSYKFLFKNSKIYKEDFDHECDKNEFEAALKKLCNEYANKILEHQDELNEYEKIYASRKNFNQFIKRHHFLKYEIRKFQNKISHFYETLSICQSEQQNLKKELKNSTHEANVFRTMANEYACRIDDIYTFIQSIKNDKINQNIYILTMISAVMLPLNLITGFFGMNTQGLPFNETKNATMIVVSIMLGVILCCVIFLFWYTNKKK, encoded by the coding sequence ATGAGCTATAAAAGTTCAGTTTGTGGATATTTTTATGGCGATGAATACGACTATATTTTACTTGTTTCTTTCACACAAAAACAAAGCTATAAATTTTTATTTAAAAATAGCAAAATTTACAAAGAAGATTTTGATCACGAATGCGATAAAAACGAGTTTGAAGCGGCCCTTAAAAAACTATGTAATGAATATGCAAATAAAATTTTAGAGCATCAAGATGAGCTAAATGAGTATGAAAAAATTTATGCTAGTCGAAAAAACTTTAATCAATTTATCAAAAGACACCACTTTTTAAAATACGAGATTAGAAAATTTCAAAACAAGATATCTCACTTTTATGAAACCCTTTCGATTTGTCAAAGCGAGCAACAAAATTTAAAAAAAGAGCTTAAAAATAGTACTCATGAGGCAAATGTTTTTAGAACAATGGCCAATGAATATGCATGCAGAATCGATGATATTTATACATTTATACAAAGTATAAAAAACGACAAAATCAATCAAAATATTTATATTTTGACAATGATATCAGCTGTAATGCTGCCATTAAATCTGATAACTGGGTTTTTTGGTATGAATACACAAGGCTTGCCATTTAATGAAACTAAAAATGCTACTATGATAGTTGTATCAATAATGCTTGGAGTAATTCTTTGTTGTGTTATTTTTTTATTTTGGTATACAAATAAGAAGAAGTAG
- the rpsP gene encoding 30S ribosomal protein S16: MATVVRLTRMGRKKRPFYRIVVTDSRKRRDSGWIESIGYYNPMVEPNVINFNKERLDYWKSVGAKLSDRVVQITK, from the coding sequence ATGGCAACAGTAGTAAGACTAACAAGAATGGGACGTAAGAAAAGACCTTTTTATCGTATAGTTGTTACAGATAGCAGAAAAAGACGTGATAGTGGCTGGATAGAAAGTATTGGCTATTACAATCCTATGGTTGAGCCAAATGTTATAAATTTCAACAAAGAGAGATTAGATTACTGGAAAAGCGTTGGTGCTAAACTTAGCGATAGAGTTGTACAAATTACAAAATAA
- a CDS encoding KH domain-containing protein: MVKNFLYEYAKLIADFPDKVSVDRKELGENFAEIIISADKVDTGKLIGKDGKMINAIKTVIIGCKAKDNTSYRVTVKAIE, translated from the coding sequence ATGGTTAAAAATTTTTTATACGAATATGCCAAGTTGATTGCCGATTTTCCTGATAAAGTAAGTGTTGATCGCAAGGAACTTGGTGAAAATTTTGCTGAGATAATCATAAGTGCTGATAAGGTTGATACGGGAAAACTTATCGGCAAAGATGGCAAAATGATAAACGCTATAAAGACCGTTATTATTGGTTGTAAAGCCAAAGATAATACAAGTTATAGGGTAACGGTAAAAGCTATTGAATAG
- a CDS encoding AbgT family transporter translates to MNKKNNSSILSFIENFGNKLPNPTMLFIYLSIITIIISFVLEKMGVGVSYQAIKDGQISQLNANVINLLSADSLRSFVSSVLKNFTNFYPLGVVFAIILGIGIADKSGLLSALMTKIALKSSKIWVTPIVIFLGVMSNVASSVGYVVLIPLGAILFAGFGRHPIAGLAAAFAGVSGGWSANLLIGTNDPMFAAFSMQAASVLNPDYVVLATANWYFMIASTFLIVFVGWFVTDKIVEPRLGKFDFLGDFSLQEHSEISAEQKRGLKFSLIALIVFVILLLVAILPSGSLFGAKGNESFMKSTFMHSIVVFMMLLFIVVGVAYGVGARSIKSSNDAIKFMEQSISELSGFLVLIFFAAQFTYLFNTSNIGLVLSIKGSIFLKEVGLTGLSLIIVFIFLIAFINLFIAVDSAKWAMMAPIFVPMFMNLGLSPELTQAAFRIGDSTTNIITPLMPFFVLIVAFMQKYNKELKIGSVVSIMLPYTVAFLISWTALMSFWYIFDLPLGPGAVIRYVK, encoded by the coding sequence ATGAATAAAAAAAATAATAGTTCAATCTTAAGTTTTATCGAAAATTTTGGTAACAAATTGCCAAATCCAACTATGCTTTTTATATATCTTTCGATTATTACGATAATAATATCGTTTGTATTAGAAAAGATGGGCGTTGGCGTAAGCTATCAGGCTATCAAAGATGGACAAATATCACAGCTTAATGCAAATGTTATAAATTTGCTTTCTGCTGATAGCCTTAGATCTTTTGTTTCATCTGTACTTAAAAATTTTACTAATTTTTATCCTTTGGGAGTAGTCTTTGCGATTATTCTAGGTATTGGTATCGCAGACAAGTCTGGACTTTTGTCAGCACTTATGACAAAGATTGCCTTAAAATCTTCCAAAATATGGGTAACTCCAATCGTTATTTTCCTTGGTGTAATGTCAAATGTTGCTTCCTCGGTTGGCTATGTTGTACTAATCCCGCTCGGAGCTATTTTATTTGCTGGATTTGGTCGTCATCCAATTGCTGGATTAGCTGCTGCTTTTGCTGGTGTTAGCGGTGGCTGGTCGGCAAATTTATTAATCGGTACAAATGACCCTATGTTTGCAGCATTTTCTATGCAAGCAGCTAGCGTGTTAAATCCAGATTATGTAGTGTTAGCAACTGCAAATTGGTACTTTATGATCGCTTCGACATTTTTGATCGTATTTGTTGGCTGGTTTGTAACAGATAAAATCGTAGAGCCTAGGCTTGGTAAATTTGATTTTTTGGGTGATTTTAGTTTGCAAGAGCATAGTGAGATAAGTGCAGAGCAAAAACGTGGCTTAAAATTTTCACTAATAGCGTTGATTGTTTTTGTGATTTTACTGCTTGTGGCTATTTTGCCTTCTGGTTCTTTATTTGGAGCAAAAGGCAATGAAAGCTTTATGAAATCTACTTTTATGCATTCTATTGTTGTTTTTATGATGTTACTTTTTATAGTGGTAGGTGTCGCTTACGGCGTAGGTGCTAGGAGTATAAAAAGTAGTAATGACGCCATAAAATTTATGGAACAATCTATTTCTGAGCTATCAGGATTTTTGGTTTTGATATTTTTTGCAGCTCAGTTTACATATCTTTTTAATACCTCAAATATTGGGCTAGTGCTTTCTATAAAAGGTTCTATTTTTCTAAAAGAGGTCGGATTAACTGGACTTAGTCTTATCATAGTTTTTATTTTTTTGATCGCTTTTATAAATTTATTTATAGCTGTTGATTCTGCAAAGTGGGCTATGATGGCTCCGATTTTTGTACCAATGTTTATGAATCTTGGACTCTCGCCAGAGCTTACACAGGCTGCTTTTAGAATAGGCGACTCTACTACAAATATCATAACGCCTTTGATGCCGTTTTTTGTTTTGATAGTAGCTTTTATGCAAAAATACAATAAAGAGTTAAAAATCGGATCAGTGGTTTCTATTATGCTTCCTTATACGGTTGCATTTTTAATTTCTTGGACAGCGCTAATGTCGTTTTGGTACATTTTTGATCTACCGCTAGGACCTGGTGCAGTTATACGCTATGTAAAGTAA
- the rimM gene encoding ribosome maturation factor RimM (Essential for efficient processing of 16S rRNA), which yields MNSDIVEVATIGRCVGLKGYLKLHNKSDFPEQFKKGATFFDKNNDQLTIKDYNRQKELVLFENFDDLDLAKTLVNRTIYTTKELTRKNCKLKKNEFFQFDIIGLKIIENGEILGIVEDIQDNFANSLLYIKTDEELTLGGKPKNFYIPYLEHFIISVNLDNEEILVKGARDILENS from the coding sequence TTGAATAGTGATATTGTTGAAGTCGCTACCATTGGAAGATGTGTTGGTTTAAAGGGCTACTTAAAGCTTCACAATAAGAGCGACTTCCCAGAACAGTTTAAAAAAGGTGCAACCTTTTTTGACAAAAACAATGATCAGCTGACCATAAAAGACTATAATAGACAAAAAGAGCTGGTTTTATTTGAAAATTTTGATGACTTAGATCTTGCTAAAACGCTTGTAAATAGAACTATATATACCACAAAAGAGCTCACTAGAAAAAACTGCAAATTAAAAAAAAATGAATTTTTTCAGTTTGATATTATTGGCTTAAAAATTATAGAAAATGGTGAAATTTTGGGTATTGTAGAAGATATCCAAGATAATTTTGCAAATTCACTTTTATACATAAAAACTGATGAAGAGCTTACCTTAGGTGGTAAACCAAAGAATTTTTACATTCCATATTTAGAGCATTTTATTATAAGTGTAAATTTAGATAATGAAGAGATTTTGGTAAAGGGTGCTAGAGACATTTTAGAAAATTCATGA
- a CDS encoding zinc ribbon domain-containing protein produces MNKYLQQLVELSDLDKQIDGFIPRIQDIEKAYKNIEEECETITVNIERLDEEVNDLKSQKSGTSAHIAEFSAKIKDVAKKSSSAKSEKEIKALSLEEDIAKEQLEAANEEIARLEKLIDSKNSQKDELGAKKAELEENLKNIKSKTSSELENIGKEREEVYAKKDKLIATMNQKILAFYEKIRKWAHNTAVVPVKKQACYGCFMQINDKTFSAVIKGEDIVTCPHCGRILYKQEQ; encoded by the coding sequence ATGAATAAATACTTACAACAATTAGTTGAATTATCTGACCTTGATAAACAAATAGATGGCTTTATACCACGCATTCAGGATATAGAAAAGGCTTATAAAAATATAGAAGAAGAGTGCGAAACTATAACGGTTAATATAGAAAGACTAGATGAAGAGGTAAATGACCTAAAATCTCAAAAATCAGGCACAAGTGCTCATATTGCCGAGTTTAGTGCAAAGATAAAAGATGTAGCCAAAAAAAGCTCAAGTGCAAAAAGTGAAAAGGAGATAAAAGCTCTAAGTCTTGAAGAAGATATTGCAAAAGAGCAACTTGAGGCTGCAAATGAAGAGATTGCTAGACTTGAGAAGCTAATAGATAGTAAAAATAGTCAAAAAGATGAGCTTGGTGCAAAAAAAGCTGAACTTGAAGAGAATTTAAAAAATATAAAAAGCAAAACTTCATCTGAACTTGAAAATATCGGGAAAGAACGTGAAGAAGTTTATGCTAAAAAAGACAAGCTTATCGCCACTATGAATCAAAAAATTCTCGCATTTTATGAAAAAATTAGAAAATGGGCTCATAATACGGCTGTTGTTCCTGTAAAAAAACAAGCTTGTTATGGTTGCTTTATGCAGATAAACGACAAAACTTTCTCTGCTGTTATCAAGGGTGAAGATATTGTTACATGTCCGCATTGTGGCAGAATTTTATACAAACAAGAGCAATAA